In a single window of the Acipenser ruthenus chromosome 8, fAciRut3.2 maternal haplotype, whole genome shotgun sequence genome:
- the LOC117406256 gene encoding olfactory receptor 4E2-like: MNSQLSATPAELNSTIVKPLGLYINGFHSLQNTHYYFIFLSFVYLATLLANFLLMAIIWFVESLHTPKYLAIFSLSVVDVSHSTAIIPKTIDVFLFNSRFVFYDVCFTQLFFVHYFCAMESFALAVLAYDRLISICFPLRSNTINTNTRMILIIAVTWIIPFVCMVVTIFLLKRLSFCKSTAIESYFCDHGPVFVLACNDNSPNWTNVYFYVVGIICMPLAFIIISYVSIIISLLKIASAEGRRKAFKTCSTHLTLVAIFYIPLLVTYIIVLVKFRIDTDVRILNTSLSATLPPLLNPIIYTLKTEEIWEQIKNFRKRMVNPMN; the protein is encoded by the coding sequence ATGAATTCTCAGCTGTCAGCAACACCAGCAGAACTGAATTCTACAATTGTCAAACCACTGGGGCTTTACATCAACGGTTTTCATTCACTACAGAACacccattattattttatattcctGTCTTTTGTTTATCTTGCAACCCTTTTAGCAAATTTTCTACTAATGGCAATTATTTGGTTTGTGGAGAGCCTGCATACCCCAAAGTATCTTGCGATCTTTAGCTTATCAGTGGTAGATGTAAGTCACAGTACAGCAATCATTCCAAAAACTATCGATGTTTTTCTGTTTAACTCAAGATTTGTTTTCTATGACGTTTGTTTTACTCAGCTGTTTTTTGTCCATTATTTTTGTGCAATGGAATCATTTGCTCTTGCTGTATTAGCATACGACAGATTAATTTCTATATGTTTCCCACTGCGAAGTAATACAATCAACACAAATACTAGAATGATTTTAATCATAGCAGTGACTTGGATAATCCCTTTTGTATGTATGGTTGTCACAATATTTTTACTAAAACGCTTGTCATTTTGTAAATCCACAGCCATTGAAAGCTATTTCTGTGACCATGGGCCAGTGTTTGTCTTGGCTTGTAATGATAATTCTCCAAATTGGACAAATGTTTACTTTTATGTTGTAGGTATTATTTGTATGCCATTGGCTTTCATTATAATATCATATGTATCCATTATCATATCGCTTTTAAAAATAGCATCTGCAGAAGGAAGGCGGAAAGCATTTAAAACATGCTCTACCCATTTAACCTTAGTAGCAATATTTTACATACCTCTGTTAGTGACCTATATTATAGTATTGGTAAAGTTCCGTATAGACACAGATGTCAGAATTCTTAACACTTCCTTGTCTGCTACTCTTCCACCTTTGCTAAATCCAATTATATACACCTTAAAAACTGAAGAAATTTGGGAGCAGATTAAAAACTTCAGAAAGAGAATGGTTAACCCCATGAACTGA